The Sorangiineae bacterium MSr11954 DNA segment GGCGCCGTTGACCAGGTTCGCGCCCATCGCGTCCTTGCAGTCGATGATGACGTGGACGACGAGCATCTCGTCTTCCTTGGTCCCGATGCGGCGCACCTCGAGATCCCGGGCGCCGCCGCCCCGCGCGACCAAGCCCGGGATCGCCCGGTCGGCCATCTCCAAGATTTCCGCTTTTCGCTCGAGGATCCGCTGCTCGGCGCCCGCTTGGTCCTTGACCCGCGTCAGCTGGATTTGGCTGATCATGAGCGGCGGATCGATCTCCGCCACGAAGCCTCCCCCGCTGCGGATCATCTTGGCCGCGTTCGATGCGGCGGCCACCACGCTGGGCTCCTCCACCACCATCGGGACCACGTAGTCCTTCCCGTTCACGCGGACATTGAGCGCCACGCCAAAAGGAAGCGCGTAGGTGCCGAGCACGTTCTCGACGAACTTGTCGGCGGTCTCCGCCTCGAGACCACCGAACTCGAGACCGCGCTCGAGCTCGTCCACCTCGGTGCCAGTGACGTCGGCCACCAGGGCGCGCCGTTCGTTGACGGTTACTTTGTAGAAGCCGGGCAAGCGGGAAGTTCGTGCCATGACGAGGGTTCCTCCTCTGGTGATTCAGGTGGGCGTTTGCGAACGCCCGGTAATTCAGGCGGGCGTTGCACAAACGCCCTTTCGGTCGATAGCCAATGTCAAAGGGCGCATGCCAAGCTGCAAAGCCCGCTGAATGAAGTTTTCCGAAGGCGGCGCCTCGCCGAGAAACACACCGATGTCGCCACCACCGGCGCCCGAAGGAAGAAACGTCGCCCGCTCCTCGGCCGCCGCCACGGTGAGGCGCTTGAACGCGAGGGGTACGATAGGGCTATCGGCCGCCTCGCCCAGCTCCTCGAGCGCTTCTCCAAAGGTGCGCACCGACGCGATGAACTCGCGCGCCGTGCCCGCCTGGCACTGGCGCACCGCAAACTCCGAGGCGCTCGCCAGCGCGATCAGACAACGCGCGTGTGCTTCGCGATCGTGCTCGCGAAACGCATTCACCTGCGCGACCAAGTCGCTCGTTCGCGCGCTGGTCCCACTGAAGTACACCGCCATGTGCAGACCGTCCGGAAGCTCGGCGGAGAGCACGCACGGCACCCCCGAGAGGAGCGAATAGCGCAGCACCCCGCCATAGGTGCTGGCCGCCACGTCGAAGCCACTTCCGCCGCCTTGCACCTGCATGTGCGCATCGCGCGCGCGGCTGAAGATGGAGCCGCGCACCTCGGAGCTCTCCAGATCCGCCCCGCGCGCCGCCAAGGTGGCACCGAGCGAGGCCACCAGCACCGCCGCGCTCGACCCGAGTCCGACCTTGGTGCCGTCTTGGTAAAGATCGCTGCGATCGCAGTACGGCGCTTGGTCGCCCAGCGCGTGCGCGACCTCCGCGGTCGGATCCTCGGCCGGCCGCGACGTGTCCGCGTGCGCATACCGATCGACGGCCACCACCAACGCCGGCGCCCCCTCGAGGACGGCGTAAGCACCCGTGAGAAGCACCTTTCCGGGTGCACGTACCTTCATGTCGTTGCCTCGGGGCTGGACGCGATGACGGTGGCCCCCTTTCCAGGTCGTGTATCGAGCACGCGCAGCACACCGGGCACCTTCGACAAGACGTCCGTTGCCCGAGCGACATCACCGTCGCGGACCAGCACCTTGACGTGCGGGCCTGCGTCGGCCGTGAAGTAAGCGAGAATGCCGCTCGCGCGCAGACCGCGAACGGCGGCGAACAAGTCGAGGGAGATGCCGCGCACGTAAACGATGCCGCCCGCCATCGCGCACGCGTGCATGGCCAGCGCGCTCTTCTCCGAGAGCTCGCCCAGCGCCTCCCAGTCGCGCGCGGCCAACGCCTCCTTCATCGAGGAGAAGATGACGGGCGCGGTCGAGAGCCACGAGTCGAAGTACGGACTGAGAAGCGCGGTCGTTTGCATCCCCGACGTGGATCCGATGCTCTTTTTTTCCTCGGTAACCACGCATACGAGAATATGCAAGTCGATATGCTCGGGCGGCGCGATGGATCGCGCGGGGCGCTCGGGCTCGAGCTCCACGAAACCATCGAACAAACTGCGCGCCGCGCTCGCAGAGCTTTGCCGCGCCAGATCGCTCACCTGCTCGAGGCTCGCATCGAGACCTGGAATGGCACGAACCGCCGCCAGGGCGAGCGCCGCAAAGCCCGAGGCGCTCGATGCAAGACCGCTCGCCGTTGGAAAATCGTTTGCCGACTGGACGAACGCGCGCCGCGTATCCCCCGCCAGCGCGCGCACCCGATCGAGCAACTCCACCACGCGCAGGTGCGCGCGATCGCTCTGGGCCGCCTCCGTGCCATTGAGCACGACGCGGTCGACCTCCAGGCTCGAATCGAAACGCACCACGGTACGTGTCATCATGCCATCGAGCGTAACCGAGAGACTTGGAACGGCCGGATAATTGCCTGGGATTGGCTTCTTTCCCCAATACTTCGCAAGTGCGATATTCGGATGGGCAATGGCGGTAGCTTCGGAAATACGACTCACGGTGCGGTCTCCGCCGCATGATCATGCGCCTTGGAGGGCGCATGCAAAGGCTCGTGGGTGGACGCATCGGCCAAGAACCCTTCGAACCCTGCGGTCTTCCACGATCGGAGCACGCGTGCGGCCACATCGCGATCCTCGACCAGGGCGGCCACGCAGCCTCCCCCGCCCGCGCCCGTGAGCTTGGCGCCGAGCGCGCCCGATTCGCGCGCCAGGCTGCACATACGCTCGATCTCTTGTGTCGAGACGAAAAGACCGCTCAATAGCATTTGGTTAAGATCCATCAATTGACCAAGCGCGCGCATGTCACCCGCTTCGATGGCCAGACGCGCATTACGTACCAGCGCGCGAATGGCATCGAACGATTTTTCCACCACCGCGGGCTTTCGCTCGCGCAGCCGCGCCACCGACTCCACCATCGATTTGGTGCTCGATACGGTGCCGCTATGTCCTACGCACAACAACAAATGAGCGCCCGAGTGACCCGCGAGGTGACTGGATGCCCGAATGCGCTCGAAGCCGCGTCCCCGCTCGAAGAAGATGCACCCGCCGCCCGCGGAGACCGCGGTATCGATGCCCGACGGATTGCCGTGGAAAACGCGCTCCCAGCCAAGTGCACGCTCGGCCACCAGCTGCGGATCGGCATACGGATCGAGCGCGCGGGCAATCGCGACCCCGAGGGCGGCCGAACATCCAAGCCCCGCGCCAGGAGGCAAATCGGTGCGAGCTTCCACGAGGGTTGGGACCTTGATGGGGATGGATTCGAGGACTGCACGAAAGCTTCGTGCCAAATCGCGCTCCTCGTCGTCGGCGCGAAGCTCGATGGGCAGCCCCTCGAGGCGCAAAAGGCTCGGCCCTTCCTCCAGCTGGGTCGCGCGAGCCACGGCGCCGCGGGAGATTCCGACCGCGATGGCCGGCACTCCGTATACGACGGCGTGCTCACCGAGCAAAATCACTTTGCCGGAAGCGCGCGCCCATTTGTCGTGGAGCCCTTGCTTGTCGTGGAGCCCTTGTGGCGCTTGTTGGCCATTCTGACCGTTTTGGTCAGTTTGACCGTACAAGGCATTTTGGCCATTTGGGCCATGTTGACCATTCTGACCGTCCTGGCCGCGTTCGCGCATGTCCGTCATCGAATCCGTCCTGGTCGTCATTGTTCGCGTTCCCCAAGCGCGGATACGGCCCCCGCCAAGATGGTCCGGGCATTGGGCTCCAGATCCATTTTCGCGAGCCGCGCGTGGGCGTCTTCGAGCAATGTGCGAAGTCTCTCCTCCACGCGCAACTTGGCACCGCTCGATATGAAACGATCGACCACGCGCGCCACATCGTCGGCCGATGCGTCGGCGACACCGAGCACCCGCTCGATGATGGCGCGATCTTCGCTCTTGCTCTCGGCGTCGCGATGGCTGTCACCCGCCAAAAGCTCATGAACGAGGGCGGTGCGTTTCCCCTGCCGAAGATCGTTGGCGCTCGATTTGCCCGTCTTCTTTGGATCACCAAATGTCCCGAGCAAATCGTCACGAAGTTGGAATGCAATACCGAGTGGCCACGCAAAGGCCTCGAGCTCCGCACGCTGCATGGGGCTGGCCCCTGCCAAAATCGCGCCGAGGAGCAGCGGACCGCGAACCGTGTAACTGTTCGTTTTCAGATCGTGCACGGCATCGACATCTTCGTCTTGGTAAACATCGAGCGTTTGCCCGAGCACCACATCGACTTCGATACGCGCAAACTCTTTCAACGATTCCGCGAGCCGATCGGGCGATGTGCGCGTCTCCACCAGCGCCTCCAAGGCGTAGCTCGCCGTCAGATCCCCCGCCAGAATGGCGCCGATTTCACCCCGGCGCAGCGAGCCGAAATGATCCCGCAACATGGCGTGCACCGTGGGACCGCCGCGACGCACCTCGTCCTCGTCCATCCAGTCGTCGTGCATCAACAAGTACGCGTGGAGCAGCTCCACGCTGAGCAGGGCGGGGAGGATGTCCAGCGCACTTGGCGGCGGCGCGCCGGCGACGGTTGGCGCGTATCCCTCGTAGGCCGCGGCCAGCAGCACCGCCCGCACCCGCTTGCCGCCGCGCGTCGCAAACTGCGCAATCGCATCGGTCACGGCCGCGCTGGAGCGGCCAAGTTTCGTGGCCCGCGCGACGCGCGGTGCCAGCCATTGCCCGAGCTCGCGATCGACCGCATCCTTGATGGCGAGCGCGAAATCCCGAAATTGCGTTGGGCGACGTACCAAGTTGGTCATGCGCTCGCGCTCATATCATCGGTTCTTGCGGCAGAGTGTCCGTCGTGAGAGTAGAGTTGTAAAAAACTGGCGTCAAGCCGGGCTAGCCTCGAATTTTCTTTGCAGAACAACGACTTTCAATTTTCTCTGAAAATCCAAAAAGTCTCGAGGGCTTGCGCGCTCGGGCAATGCAATGGCTGGCACCGCTCGCATCTCCTGCCGCGCGTGCCGTACGCCCTCAACTTTTGCTAGGGAGCACGACCATGGCCGGTTCGATCGGCGACCGAAAGAGCGACCACTTGACCCTTTGCGCGACGGAGAACGTCGGCTTTCGCACCCGTTCCACCTTGTTGGAGGGCGTGAAGCTCGTTCACGACGCCCTGCCCGACCGCACCACCGACAGCATCGATCTCTCGTGCTCGCTCTTTGGGAAACGGTTGCAAGCGCCCCTCGTCATCGCGGCGATGACCGGTGGAACGGAAGAAGCGGGGCGGGTCAATCGCGGGCTGGCGCGCATCGCCGAGGAGCGCGGCATCGCCTTCGGGCTGGGGAGCCAGCGCGCCATGCACGTGCGCCCCGGCAGCAAGGACACATACAGCGTGCGCGCGATCGCGCCGACCACCGCCATCCTCGGCAACCTCGGGGTGGTGCAAGCGCGCGCCATGTCGACGGGCGAGGTGCAGGACCTCATCGGGCAAGTGCAGGCCGATGCACTCTGCATCCATCTCAACCCGGCCATGGAGATGGTGCAACCCGGCGGCGACCGCGATTTTTCGCGCGGCCTGGAGACCATCGAGCGCCTGCGCTCGGAGCTGTCGGTGCCGGTGGTCGTCAAGGAAACCGGCTGTGGCCTCTCGCGCGGTGTGGGCGCCCGGGTTCGGGACATCGGGGTGCTCGACGTCGATGTCTCCGGCGCCGGAGGCACATCGTGGGTCGGCGTGGAGACCTTGCGGGCGGAGAAGGCGGGCGACGTGGCCTCCCAGAACCTGGGGGAGGCCTTCTGGGACTGGGGCATCCCCACGGCCGCCTCGGTGGCCGCCCTCGCCCCGCTCGGCTTTCGCACCTTGATCGCCACCGGCGGGGTCGCGACCGGGCTCGACGTCGCGCGTGCAATCGCACTCGGTGCGACCCACGCAGGCATCGCCCGCCCCATGCTCAAAGCCTTCTCCGAGGGCGGTCACGAGGGGGCGATGGCCAAGCTCGATGGGATCCTCGCCGAGCTCCGATGCGCCATGCTCCTCACGGGCAGCAAGGATGTAGCGACACTTCGCACCGCCAAGCGCGTCATCGTTGGCGAGCTCGCGCTGTGGATCGATCAAATGTGATACGTTAGCCGGCCATGGCGGAACGAAAACCTGGGGAGAAGGTGGCACCCGAGCCTTCCGCCGAGGTCAAGATGGAACGCGACTCGTTCGTCCACACCTTCTTCAAGAAGGGGGCCGAGTTCACCGACGAGCTCTTGCGCGAAAACGACCGCCTTCGCAAGCGGCTCTTCGACCTCGAGAGCGAGAACGCCGCGCTGCGCACGCATCTGGCGAGCGACGAAGCCATCCGGGAGCTGCTCCGCAAGATCGAGTATCTGGAGCGCGAGAAAGAGCAGCTCCTCTCCCATGTGCGCGAGGCCGAGCGAAACTCGTCCCACCTCTTTACGCGCTACTCGGAGGTGGAGGAGGAGCTGAGCAACCTCGCCCACCTTTACGTGGCCAGCTACCAGCTGCACTCCACCCTGCACCTTCGCGAGGTGCTCCGCCACTTGAAGGAGCTGCTCACGCAACTGGTCGGTTCGCGGGCCCACGCCTTCTACATGAAGGGCTCGAACGAGCTGGTTCCCATCGCGAGCGACGGCATCGAGCTCCCCGAGCTACCGCGCCTGGCCATCCACGCAGGCTCCCGCAAAGAAGAGGACCGCGGCTCGCACGACCGCACGGGCGAGTTGATCGAGCGCGTGTTCATGACCGGGGTAGCGCACATCGAAGAGGGCGACCTATCCGTGGTGCCGCGCGACCAGCCTGCCGCGTGCGTTCCGATGCGCATCGACGATGCCGTCGTGGGGGTTATCGTGATTTATTCGGTTCTCGACCAAAAAGAGCAGTTTTTGCCCGTAGACTACGCTCTCTTCAAGATGCTCGGGGCACACGCCGCCACGGCCCTCATGGGCGCGCTCCTCTTCGCGGACTCGAAGGGCAAGTTCCCTGGCCTCGATACGATCGCCGCCATCACGTGGCACGCGGCTCGTGCGGGAGGAGACCTGAAATGAGCGCCGAGTACACATGCCTGGTGGTGGAAGACTCCCCCATGATGCGGCAGCTTCTCGTCTTCGCCCTATCGCGCGTGAAGAACCTGCGCGTGACCGAGGCCGACGACGGCGTGGACGGTCTGCGCAAGCTCGCGGCCGGGCGCTTCGACATCATCCTGACCGACATCAACATGCCCATCATGGATGGCCTCAAGTTGGTGAAACGAGTCCGCACCGATCCGATTCACAAGGACACCCCCGTCATCATCATCACCACCGAGGGCGCCGCGGAGGACCGCAAACGAGCCATCGAGCTTGGCGCCAACGCGTACATCACCAAGCCGATTCAAGCGCCGCAGGTGATCGCCAAGGTGAAAGAGTTGCTCAAAATCGCGACCTGACCGGTTCAAGGCTCTTTCTCATACGGGAAGAACTAGCTCATCCGTGGCTGAGCGCGCGGTCGAGAAGCGAGATCCCGCGAACCGACTGCGGTAAGATTCAGCCATGGTGGCGCACGCGAATCCCCGCTTGATGACCCTCGAAGAATGGGCCGAGCTCGATGACGGCGAGTCGGGCGAGTTGGTCGATGGGTATCTCGAGGAGGAAGAGATGGGGAGCTTCATCCACGATTTCGTCGTTCTGTGGTTGGGCAGCCTCCTGCTCCAATGGATCGCGCCGCGCGGCGGGCATGCGGCGGCCTCCGAGGTGAAGTTCGGCGTCACCACGAACCGCGGACGAAAACCCGATCTCACCGTCTTCTTCCCGGGGAGAAGACCCGAGCCACGCGGGCTCGTTCGCCTTCCACCCGATATCGCGGTGGAGGTGATCTCCCACGCCCCGCGTGACCGGCGGCGGGATCGCGTCGCCAAGTTGAGTGAATATGCGGCCTTCGGCATAAGGTACTACTGGCTCGTCGATCCCGACGCGCGCATCGTCGAGATCTTCGAGCTGGGATCCGACGGCCGCTATGTCCTCGCGCTCGGCGCGTTCGAGGGACGCATCACCTCCGTGCCCGGCTGCGAGGGGCTCGAGCTCCATCTCGACGATCTCTGGCTCCAACTCGACCGCCTCGAAGGCCACGACAGCCCCGAAGCCGCCGAAGCCGAAGAGATCCCCGCCCCGCCCGAAGCCGGCCCCCCCGAAGACGTGCAATGACCAAGATCAAGATCTGCGGCATCACCACCCCCGACGACGCACGCCTGTGCGCCGAGCTCGGCGCCGATGCCATCGGCATCAACCTGGTCCCCGGCACCCCGCGCTATGTCACCCTCGATGCCGCGCGCGCGATCGTGCGCGCCCTCGGCGAGAGCGCGCCGCACGTGCTCACCGTGGGCGTCCTCGCGAACATGCCGCTCTCCGACATGCTCGCGCTTCGCTCGGAGTTCGGTTGCCTGCAGCTCCATGGGAACGAGCCGCCGTATCAGCTGATCCCGCTATTGCCTCATGCATACAAAGCGGTGCGCATTGGCAACGAAGAAGACGTTGCTGCAGCATCGGAGTACCCCGGCGAATATTTGTTGGTCGACGCCAAGGTGCCCGGGGTCCTGGGCGGGAGCGGCAGAGTCTTCGACTGGAGCTTGGTGCAAAAGCTCGCGCGTGCGCGCAAACTAACCTTGGCGGGCGGGCTCGGCCCCGCGAATGTGAGGGATGCCATTCGCGCGGTTCGGCCCTATGCCATCGATGTGGCGAGCGGGGTCGAGCTCGAGGGGAATCCAAGAAAGAAAGACTCAGCTCGCATTCGCGATTTCGTGCGAGAAGCAAGAGCAGCGGATGAGTAGCCTGAGTAGGCTGTATCGGGGGCGAACGTGGAAAATCAGGAGAAGCTGTATCCCATGAGCACGGTGACGGTGGCTCCGGCGCGGGTGGACGCGGTCAGCCCCGATTACTGTCTCGCACGGTGGAACCAGTTCTACATCGATATCTGGCGCGTCAACACGACGATGGCCGGACTTCGAATCATGGCGAAAAGCTTCGAAGAGTTCACCAAAGGGTATCCCGAAGGCGTCGGTGTCATCACGATCGTGGAGCCCGGCGCACCGCTTCCGCCGGCCGAGGCCCGTCAAACGTTGGGCCAGTTTCTCGCCGACGCCGAGGGCCGCATTCGCTTCTCCGCCGTCGTCTATGAAGGAGGAGGCTTTCGTGCATCCGCCGTTCGCGGCGTGGTGTCGAGCCTGATTCTCCTCGCCCGCCCTCCTTATCCCCATCGCGTCTTCGCGACCGCAACCGAAGCTTGCACATGGTTTCAGCGCGGTTTCGGGGCCGAAGCCGTGAATGGAAAAGAGCTCGAGATCGCCATCGCCGACCTCAGACGACGCATCGCGGTGCGCGCGTTTCGATAAGTCCGCTGACCAGTCTCCGCGATGGCGCATCGTAGGTGCTGGGGGTCAGGTGCTCACACTCGCGCCTCACGCACTTACGGGCCGTGACATAGACGAAGCGCGAACATTCCGCGTGCTTGCGCTCGATGCCGAGACATTGCAAGCCCGCATGGATGCTCCGTGCACGCCGGATCTCGGGGCGCGCCATGTGCTCGAGCTCCACGCGGACGTCGAACCGCTCCTGGGCGAGGTGGTGGATGTCGTCCCCTCCCCGTCGGGTACGGTCGTCGACTACGCGGTCAAAGAGCTGCCGCTGCAGGCCGTGCGCGAGCTGCTCACATTGATCGACCGGCTCACGGCCCGCGGCCTCGCCGTGCAGAACGATGTGGCGCTGCCGCGCGAGCAAGAGACCATCACCGATCCGCGCCGCATCCGCGAGGTGCTGCGCGCCCTGATGGCCAACCGCGCCGGCGCGCGCGCCGTCTCCGAGCAAGGTCGGCCGCTCACCCGGCTGGTCCCGGCGGACATTACCCCCGAGCTCGCGCTGCCGCTGGAGTGGCACACGGACGACGTGTTCCCCAATCCGCCGTTCTCGATTGAGATGGTTAGCCATTTCTCGGTCTACCGCTTCACCGTCACCCGCATCGAAGCGCGCGGCGAGCGGCTCGCCACCGCGGTTCCGACCCGCATCGAGCGCTCCCGGCATCGCGCGTGGATCCGGGCGCGTCCGCGCGAGAACGATATGTTCATCTCGTTCACGCACCCGCGCTGGCCCGAGCTGCGCATTCGCCGCCCGCTCATCGATCTGTCGCTCGACGGCGCCGCCTTCGATACCCAGCGCCTCTCCGACATGCTGTACCCGGGGCTGGCCATTCAGGATCTCTCCATCCAGTCCGACGACCGCGAGCGCTTCGACTTTCGAGGCATCATCCGCCACGTCGGCCACCCCGGGGATTGGTCGGGCGAGGACGTGGCCGGTATCCTGCTTTTGCCGCGCTCGGAGGACGATGGCCGGCGCTGGCGCGACCAGGTGCTCCGCCTCTTGTGCCCGAACACTCGCGCCGATGGAACGTTTGCAGCGCAGGTGTGGGAGCTCTTGGATCGCGCGGGCTACTTTTCGCTCTCCGGCAAATCGCACAACGATTTTC contains these protein-coding regions:
- the mvaD gene encoding diphosphomevalonate decarboxylase; protein product: MSRISEATAIAHPNIALAKYWGKKPIPGNYPAVPSLSVTLDGMMTRTVVRFDSSLEVDRVVLNGTEAAQSDRAHLRVVELLDRVRALAGDTRRAFVQSANDFPTASGLASSASGFAALALAAVRAIPGLDASLEQVSDLARQSSASAARSLFDGFVELEPERPARSIAPPEHIDLHILVCVVTEEKKSIGSTSGMQTTALLSPYFDSWLSTAPVIFSSMKEALAARDWEALGELSEKSALAMHACAMAGGIVYVRGISLDLFAAVRGLRASGILAYFTADAGPHVKVLVRDGDVARATDVLSKVPGVLRVLDTRPGKGATVIASSPEATT
- a CDS encoding response regulator, which translates into the protein MSAEYTCLVVEDSPMMRQLLVFALSRVKNLRVTEADDGVDGLRKLAAGRFDIILTDINMPIMDGLKLVKRVRTDPIHKDTPVIIITTEGAAEDRKRAIELGANAYITKPIQAPQVIAKVKELLKIAT
- a CDS encoding phosphoribosylanthranilate isomerase, producing MTKIKICGITTPDDARLCAELGADAIGINLVPGTPRYVTLDAARAIVRALGESAPHVLTVGVLANMPLSDMLALRSEFGCLQLHGNEPPYQLIPLLPHAYKAVRIGNEEDVAAASEYPGEYLLVDAKVPGVLGGSGRVFDWSLVQKLARARKLTLAGGLGPANVRDAIRAVRPYAIDVASGVELEGNPRKKDSARIRDFVREARAADE
- a CDS encoding GAF domain-containing protein yields the protein MAERKPGEKVAPEPSAEVKMERDSFVHTFFKKGAEFTDELLRENDRLRKRLFDLESENAALRTHLASDEAIRELLRKIEYLEREKEQLLSHVREAERNSSHLFTRYSEVEEELSNLAHLYVASYQLHSTLHLREVLRHLKELLTQLVGSRAHAFYMKGSNELVPIASDGIELPELPRLAIHAGSRKEEDRGSHDRTGELIERVFMTGVAHIEEGDLSVVPRDQPAACVPMRIDDAVVGVIVIYSVLDQKEQFLPVDYALFKMLGAHAATALMGALLFADSKGKFPGLDTIAAITWHAARAGGDLK
- a CDS encoding polyprenyl synthetase family protein — protein: MTNLVRRPTQFRDFALAIKDAVDRELGQWLAPRVARATKLGRSSAAVTDAIAQFATRGGKRVRAVLLAAAYEGYAPTVAGAPPPSALDILPALLSVELLHAYLLMHDDWMDEDEVRRGGPTVHAMLRDHFGSLRRGEIGAILAGDLTASYALEALVETRTSPDRLAESLKEFARIEVDVVLGQTLDVYQDEDVDAVHDLKTNSYTVRGPLLLGAILAGASPMQRAELEAFAWPLGIAFQLRDDLLGTFGDPKKTGKSSANDLRQGKRTALVHELLAGDSHRDAESKSEDRAIIERVLGVADASADDVARVVDRFISSGAKLRVEERLRTLLEDAHARLAKMDLEPNARTILAGAVSALGEREQ
- a CDS encoding Uma2 family endonuclease, which encodes MVAHANPRLMTLEEWAELDDGESGELVDGYLEEEEMGSFIHDFVVLWLGSLLLQWIAPRGGHAAASEVKFGVTTNRGRKPDLTVFFPGRRPEPRGLVRLPPDIAVEVISHAPRDRRRDRVAKLSEYAAFGIRYYWLVDPDARIVEIFELGSDGRYVLALGAFEGRITSVPGCEGLELHLDDLWLQLDRLEGHDSPEAAEAEEIPAPPEAGPPEDVQ
- the fni gene encoding type 2 isopentenyl-diphosphate Delta-isomerase; translated protein: MAGSIGDRKSDHLTLCATENVGFRTRSTLLEGVKLVHDALPDRTTDSIDLSCSLFGKRLQAPLVIAAMTGGTEEAGRVNRGLARIAEERGIAFGLGSQRAMHVRPGSKDTYSVRAIAPTTAILGNLGVVQARAMSTGEVQDLIGQVQADALCIHLNPAMEMVQPGGDRDFSRGLETIERLRSELSVPVVVKETGCGLSRGVGARVRDIGVLDVDVSGAGGTSWVGVETLRAEKAGDVASQNLGEAFWDWGIPTAASVAALAPLGFRTLIATGGVATGLDVARAIALGATHAGIARPMLKAFSEGGHEGAMAKLDGILAELRCAMLLTGSKDVATLRTAKRVIVGELALWIDQM
- the mvk gene encoding mevalonate kinase, with the protein product MTTRTDSMTDMRERGQDGQNGQHGPNGQNALYGQTDQNGQNGQQAPQGLHDKQGLHDKWARASGKVILLGEHAVVYGVPAIAVGISRGAVARATQLEEGPSLLRLEGLPIELRADDEERDLARSFRAVLESIPIKVPTLVEARTDLPPGAGLGCSAALGVAIARALDPYADPQLVAERALGWERVFHGNPSGIDTAVSAGGGCIFFERGRGFERIRASSHLAGHSGAHLLLCVGHSGTVSSTKSMVESVARLRERKPAVVEKSFDAIRALVRNARLAIEAGDMRALGQLMDLNQMLLSGLFVSTQEIERMCSLARESGALGAKLTGAGGGGCVAALVEDRDVAARVLRSWKTAGFEGFLADASTHEPLHAPSKAHDHAAETAP